One window of the uncultured Paludibaculum sp. genome contains the following:
- a CDS encoding SPOR domain-containing protein, with product MAARDDGEFELILGNKQLLSVLFIVIILLGVFFTMGFLAGRSTGAGATVAQKRPADQTPLAVDAPNPSRETIPTASEPEPTDKPVEKAAEPPVEPQPAPPRKEPERPAPAKKEPAKHEEAKKEAHKAEPVRSQGGFVQAPPSGTYLQAAATRRADAESMLAEIGSKKGLRGYITASPKTTELFRVLIGPLSTNESIATARAKLGELGIKSPYIVKY from the coding sequence ATGGCAGCCAGAGACGACGGCGAGTTTGAACTCATCCTTGGAAACAAGCAGTTGCTCAGCGTGTTGTTCATCGTGATCATCCTTCTGGGTGTGTTCTTCACGATGGGCTTCCTGGCCGGCCGCAGCACCGGGGCTGGAGCAACTGTGGCGCAGAAGCGTCCGGCGGACCAGACGCCGTTGGCGGTGGACGCACCCAACCCGTCGCGGGAGACGATTCCAACGGCGAGCGAACCCGAGCCGACCGACAAGCCTGTAGAAAAGGCGGCGGAACCGCCCGTCGAACCACAACCCGCTCCACCACGAAAGGAACCCGAGCGGCCCGCGCCAGCCAAGAAGGAGCCGGCGAAGCACGAAGAGGCGAAGAAGGAAGCGCATAAGGCGGAACCGGTCCGCAGCCAGGGTGGCTTCGTACAGGCTCCGCCGTCAGGCACCTACCTGCAGGCCGCCGCGACCCGGCGGGCCGACGCGGAATCGATGCTGGCCGAGATTGGCTCCAAGAAGGGTCTGCGCGGCTACATCACGGCTTCCCCGAAGACGACGGAACTGTTCCGGGTGCTGATTGGACCGCTATCCACGAATGAGTCGATCGCCACGGCCCGCGCCAAGCTGGGCGAACTGGGCATCAAGTCTCCGTATATCGTGAAATATTAA
- a CDS encoding YkgJ family cysteine cluster protein has product MDGVRFTCQPGCTRCCDMEGFVYITEQDLKNAARYLEMTPADFERKYVYRTRHLLRLRKPRDRQCHFLLQGGCSIHPSKPTQCRLFPFWPEILESRRAWEKTGHRCPGIGKGLLIQIGTAHETASEMKLAYPTMYEE; this is encoded by the coding sequence ATGGACGGCGTCCGCTTCACGTGCCAACCCGGCTGCACTCGCTGCTGCGACATGGAAGGCTTTGTGTACATCACCGAGCAGGATCTCAAGAACGCCGCTCGCTATCTTGAGATGACCCCGGCCGACTTCGAACGTAAGTACGTCTACCGCACGCGCCACCTGCTGCGCCTGCGGAAACCGCGTGATCGCCAGTGCCACTTTCTGCTCCAGGGTGGGTGCTCCATCCATCCCAGCAAACCCACGCAATGCCGGCTCTTCCCCTTCTGGCCCGAGATCCTGGAGTCCCGCCGAGCCTGGGAAAAGACCGGCCATCGCTGCCCTGGAATCGGCAAAGGACTCCTGATCCAAATCGGAACAGCACATGAAACCGCTTCCGAAATGAAACTGGCATACCCCACGATGTACGAGGAATAA
- the lipA gene encoding lipoyl synthase encodes MDSLVQLETRPKRQRPRLPDFLRKPDTHFDSVQLLKNDLREHNLHTVCESARCPNIHECFHRGAATFMILGNICTRGCTFCSVPKGSPEKQEMPIDPLEPANVARMAAQMKLRYVVITSVNRDDLPDGGSHHFAETVREVRAALPEATVEVLTPDFCGDLEAVARVLDAGPHVFNHNMETIARLYRRIRPQANYQQSLDVLAFARRHRADVLTKSGLMVGLGETEEEVNGLLRDLRGAQADVATIGQYLQPTRRNAEVAEHVVPERYERWQAYGESIGFKKVFAGPFVRSSYMADLVNHSAREARPEAG; translated from the coding sequence ATGGACTCGCTCGTTCAACTGGAGACCCGGCCGAAACGGCAGCGGCCGCGCCTGCCGGACTTCCTGCGCAAGCCGGATACGCACTTCGATTCCGTTCAACTGCTGAAGAATGACCTGCGCGAGCACAACCTGCACACGGTGTGTGAGTCCGCCCGCTGCCCGAACATTCACGAGTGTTTCCACCGCGGGGCGGCGACGTTCATGATTCTGGGCAACATCTGCACGCGCGGGTGTACCTTCTGCTCCGTGCCGAAGGGCTCGCCCGAGAAGCAGGAGATGCCCATCGATCCGCTGGAGCCCGCCAACGTGGCGCGCATGGCGGCCCAGATGAAGCTGCGTTACGTGGTGATCACCAGCGTGAACCGCGACGATTTGCCGGATGGCGGTTCGCACCACTTCGCGGAGACCGTGCGCGAGGTGCGCGCGGCGCTGCCCGAAGCCACGGTGGAGGTGCTGACGCCGGACTTCTGCGGCGACCTGGAGGCGGTGGCGCGGGTGCTGGACGCGGGTCCGCACGTCTTCAACCACAACATGGAGACGATCGCGCGGCTTTACCGGAGGATCCGGCCGCAGGCGAACTATCAGCAGTCGCTGGACGTGCTGGCATTCGCGCGGCGCCACAGGGCAGACGTCCTGACGAAGTCGGGCCTGATGGTGGGCCTGGGCGAGACCGAAGAAGAAGTGAACGGACTGCTACGCGACCTGCGAGGAGCCCAGGCTGACGTCGCCACCATCGGGCAGTACCTGCAGCCGACGCGCCGCAATGCGGAAGTCGCGGAGCACGTCGTACCGGAGCGCTATGAGCGCTGGCAGGCCTACGGCGAATCGATTGGGTTCAAGAAGGTGTTCGCGGGCCCGTTTGTGCGCTCCAGCTACATGGCCGATCTGGTGAACCACTCGGCACGGGAGGCACGGCCCGAGGCCGGGTAG
- a CDS encoding glycoside hydrolase family 36 protein, whose translation MLTRREFNFSLLAAPAVVGSALDKTPARALALDGTEATDCKVTRRWTGTLCRSSVTNSGTKPVRLRAIVLFDGPHGYTAETKLYGEGFTMLSQTGGTLGAPTAIGGYLDRKHYRIPEPEDATTVYSVACLSPAPNRHELMAFTSSRRFVGRFHFRPTALQITLDCEGLELAAGQTWQLEEFVRLEGANRAALFEQLGTLIAKNHPPLKWAAPPEGWCSWYCFGPKVTAQQVRDNLDWIAKNAPNLKYVQIDDGYQPAMGDWLETGTAFGGEVRAVLKEIKTRGFEPAIWVAPFIAEEKSKLFTEHPEWFMKDGQGAPLASNKVTFGGWRRGPWYALDATQPAVQQHLKTVFRTMNQEWGVTYFKMDANFWGAMHGGRLSDGKATRVEAYRRGMQAIIEGAGHSFLLGCNHPMWPSLGLIHGSRSSGDISRKWDTVSKVASENLHRAWQNGRLWWNDPDALVLLGELPEDEFLFHAAATYATGGMLLSGDDLTKMTPERKALLLKLRPTAQAAAFDAEFKIGRMKRPGHELVFVLNWSDEPVSQSFLLPGLVQVTDFLTGEDMGKHKGDCEVPDMPPHSGRVFRCTHGAEAR comes from the coding sequence ATGCTGACTCGCCGTGAATTCAACTTCTCTCTGCTGGCGGCGCCGGCCGTTGTGGGCAGCGCCCTCGACAAGACTCCGGCGCGGGCTCTCGCACTGGATGGGACAGAGGCCACTGACTGCAAGGTCACACGCCGCTGGACCGGAACGTTGTGCCGGTCGAGCGTCACTAACTCCGGAACAAAGCCGGTGCGGCTGCGGGCGATCGTGCTGTTCGACGGTCCGCACGGGTATACGGCGGAGACGAAGCTCTACGGTGAGGGTTTCACGATGCTGAGCCAGACCGGCGGGACGCTGGGTGCGCCCACAGCCATCGGTGGGTATCTCGACAGGAAGCACTACCGCATCCCGGAACCTGAGGACGCGACAACGGTGTACAGCGTGGCCTGTCTGTCGCCCGCGCCGAACCGGCACGAGTTGATGGCCTTCACGTCGTCGCGGCGCTTTGTCGGGCGGTTTCACTTCCGGCCCACGGCGTTGCAGATCACGCTGGACTGCGAGGGGCTGGAACTCGCCGCCGGGCAGACCTGGCAACTGGAAGAGTTTGTCCGCCTCGAAGGAGCAAACCGAGCGGCGTTGTTCGAACAACTGGGCACACTGATCGCGAAGAATCATCCGCCGCTGAAGTGGGCCGCCCCGCCGGAAGGCTGGTGCTCCTGGTATTGCTTCGGGCCGAAGGTGACGGCGCAGCAGGTGCGCGACAACCTGGACTGGATCGCGAAGAACGCTCCGAATCTGAAGTACGTGCAGATCGATGACGGCTACCAACCGGCGATGGGCGACTGGCTGGAGACGGGCACGGCGTTCGGCGGAGAGGTGCGCGCGGTTCTGAAGGAGATCAAGACGCGCGGATTTGAGCCGGCGATCTGGGTGGCTCCGTTCATCGCGGAGGAGAAATCGAAGCTGTTCACGGAGCATCCTGAGTGGTTCATGAAGGACGGGCAGGGGGCTCCGCTGGCGTCGAACAAGGTTACGTTCGGCGGGTGGCGGCGTGGTCCGTGGTATGCGCTGGATGCCACGCAGCCGGCCGTGCAGCAGCATCTCAAGACAGTGTTCCGCACGATGAATCAGGAATGGGGCGTCACCTACTTCAAGATGGACGCGAACTTCTGGGGCGCCATGCACGGCGGGCGCTTGTCGGACGGCAAGGCGACGCGGGTAGAGGCCTACCGGCGCGGCATGCAGGCGATTATCGAGGGCGCGGGGCACAGCTTCCTGCTGGGCTGCAATCATCCGATGTGGCCTTCGCTGGGGCTAATTCACGGGTCGCGGTCGTCGGGCGATATTTCGAGGAAATGGGACACGGTGTCGAAAGTGGCCAGTGAGAACTTGCACCGGGCGTGGCAGAACGGGCGACTGTGGTGGAACGACCCGGACGCGCTGGTGTTGCTGGGTGAGTTGCCCGAGGACGAGTTCCTGTTCCATGCGGCGGCGACCTACGCCACCGGCGGCATGCTGCTCTCCGGTGACGACCTGACGAAAATGACTCCGGAACGGAAGGCGCTGTTGCTGAAGCTGCGGCCCACGGCGCAGGCGGCGGCGTTCGATGCCGAGTTCAAGATCGGGCGGATGAAGCGGCCAGGGCATGAGCTGGTTTTCGTCTTGAACTGGTCGGACGAGCCGGTGTCGCAGTCGTTCCTGCTGCCGGGTCTGGTGCAGGTGACGGATTTCCTCACCGGCGAGGACATGGGCAAGCACAAGGGCGACTGCGAGGTGCCGGACATGCCGCCGCACTCGGGGCGCGTGTTTCGCTGTACTCACGGTGCCGAGGCAAGATGA
- the lnt gene encoding apolipoprotein N-acyltransferase, with the protein MFRWQISLAGAVLTALLLAALFPPFQVTILAPVALTPLLYAMALEPDGKQRFLWGWFCGFLYWLIVCFWIKDVLAAYGGLTGPLSWLAVLLFAVAKGLHMAAFGWLSGFVLNRRWAIPAVAALWTGIERTHGPLGFAWLTLGNAGIEMAAPLRVAPFLGVYGLSFIFAMLAAALAMVALRHDRRQLAWLAPLVLLFVLPVAGPRQGPTAEAAAVQTNIGADANWTAEEKDRVVKRLALRTLQESLDVAKPKPSLVLWPEAPAPFYYYDDEAFRRQVTETARLVGAPLLFTGVAYTAQKEPLNSAILLGSEGQLLGRYDKVNLVPFGEYIPAGFHWIQKISSEAGNYAPGAGPKVFIAGDHTLGAFICYESAFPSYIREFANNGAEVLINLTNDGYFGGNFARQQHLMLVRMRAVENQRWVLRPANDGITTSIDPAGRLWDRLPEFQLTTGRLRFGWIREKTLYTRFGDWFAWLCLAAGLAGVVVTQIPSYRPAQ; encoded by the coding sequence ATGTTCCGTTGGCAAATCTCCCTGGCCGGCGCCGTGTTGACAGCTCTCCTGCTGGCCGCGTTGTTCCCTCCTTTCCAGGTGACGATTCTGGCTCCGGTGGCGCTGACGCCATTGCTCTATGCGATGGCGCTGGAGCCGGATGGCAAGCAGCGCTTCCTGTGGGGCTGGTTTTGCGGGTTCCTCTACTGGCTGATAGTTTGTTTCTGGATCAAGGACGTACTGGCAGCCTATGGCGGATTGACCGGTCCGCTGAGTTGGCTAGCGGTGCTGTTGTTTGCCGTGGCCAAGGGTCTGCACATGGCCGCTTTCGGCTGGTTGAGCGGGTTCGTGTTGAACCGGCGCTGGGCCATCCCCGCCGTCGCAGCCTTGTGGACCGGCATTGAGCGAACACACGGCCCGCTGGGTTTCGCATGGCTGACGCTGGGCAACGCGGGCATCGAGATGGCGGCTCCGTTGCGGGTGGCTCCGTTCCTGGGTGTCTACGGCCTCTCGTTCATCTTCGCGATGCTGGCGGCGGCGCTGGCCATGGTGGCGTTGCGGCACGACCGGCGGCAATTGGCGTGGCTGGCGCCGCTGGTGCTGTTGTTCGTGCTGCCGGTGGCGGGCCCTCGGCAGGGGCCGACGGCGGAGGCAGCGGCGGTGCAGACGAACATCGGAGCGGATGCCAACTGGACGGCCGAGGAGAAGGACCGGGTGGTGAAGCGGCTGGCGCTACGGACGCTGCAGGAGTCGCTGGATGTAGCCAAACCCAAGCCGAGCCTGGTGCTGTGGCCCGAGGCGCCGGCGCCGTTCTACTATTACGACGACGAGGCGTTCCGCCGGCAGGTCACCGAGACGGCGAGGTTGGTCGGTGCTCCGCTGCTGTTCACAGGCGTGGCGTATACCGCCCAGAAGGAGCCGTTGAACTCGGCCATCCTGCTGGGATCCGAGGGGCAACTGCTGGGCCGCTATGACAAGGTGAACCTAGTGCCCTTTGGCGAATACATCCCGGCCGGTTTCCACTGGATTCAGAAGATCTCGAGCGAGGCGGGCAACTATGCCCCGGGCGCGGGGCCGAAGGTCTTCATTGCGGGCGACCACACGTTGGGCGCTTTCATCTGCTACGAGTCAGCGTTCCCGAGCTACATTCGCGAGTTCGCAAACAATGGCGCCGAGGTGCTGATCAATCTCACGAACGACGGCTACTTCGGTGGGAATTTTGCGCGCCAACAGCATCTGATGCTGGTGCGCATGCGGGCTGTGGAGAACCAGCGGTGGGTGCTGCGGCCGGCCAATGACGGTATCACGACGTCGATCGATCCGGCGGGGCGATTGTGGGACCGTCTGCCCGAATTCCAGCTCACCACGGGACGGCTGCGCTTCGGCTGGATCCGCGAGAAGACGCTCTACACGCGTTTTGGCGACTGGTTCGCGTGGCTGTGCCTGGCGGCCGGACTCGCCGGGGTCGTCGTGACGCAGATCCCTTCCTACCGCCCGGCGCAGTAA
- a CDS encoding family 20 glycosylhydrolase gives MLRSLLLLTVLLGAQAAPLPVRGIHLGAPTPEEMPLATRFIEEALPKEGVNVLILEINYHYQYAKHPEVVDPDALSAAQLRQLAESCRKAQVRLIPMINLLGHQSWAKTTFGLLRGHPEFDETPKKYPDNEGIYCRSYCPRHPKAHAVLFDLIDELMDVTGADTFHAGMDEVFLLGEKECKRCRGRNRAELFANEVKTLHAHLAKQNKELWIWGDRLIDGNVTGIGKWEASQNETAPALSLIPKDVVIADWHYEAPHATGTYFALSGFRVVTSPWRKTPVALGQLAQIRDARAHSTKQVAGRMLGMLQTTWVGFGPFVRAYFQEGDTPKAQVTEAVACFRSLFAELRTMN, from the coding sequence ATGCTTCGTTCCCTTTTGCTGCTGACCGTGCTGCTGGGCGCGCAGGCCGCGCCGCTGCCCGTACGTGGGATTCACCTGGGCGCGCCGACGCCCGAGGAGATGCCTTTGGCCACGCGCTTCATCGAAGAGGCGTTGCCGAAGGAGGGCGTGAATGTCCTCATCCTGGAGATCAATTACCATTACCAGTACGCGAAACACCCGGAGGTGGTGGATCCGGACGCTCTGTCGGCGGCGCAACTGCGGCAGTTGGCTGAGTCGTGCCGAAAGGCCCAGGTGCGGCTGATTCCGATGATCAACCTGCTGGGGCACCAGTCGTGGGCAAAGACGACCTTCGGGCTGTTGCGCGGGCATCCGGAGTTTGACGAGACGCCGAAGAAGTACCCGGACAACGAAGGCATCTACTGTCGCAGCTACTGCCCGAGGCACCCCAAGGCTCATGCTGTGCTGTTCGATCTCATCGACGAACTGATGGATGTGACCGGGGCCGATACGTTCCACGCGGGCATGGACGAGGTGTTCCTGCTGGGCGAGAAGGAGTGCAAGCGGTGCAGGGGCCGGAACAGGGCCGAACTGTTCGCAAACGAGGTAAAGACGCTGCACGCGCATCTGGCGAAGCAGAACAAGGAGCTGTGGATTTGGGGTGACCGGCTGATCGACGGCAACGTGACGGGCATCGGCAAGTGGGAGGCCAGCCAGAATGAGACGGCGCCCGCGCTGTCGTTGATCCCCAAGGACGTGGTGATTGCCGATTGGCACTACGAGGCTCCGCACGCCACGGGGACCTACTTCGCGTTGTCGGGTTTCCGCGTCGTCACCTCGCCGTGGAGGAAGACACCGGTTGCCCTGGGCCAGTTGGCGCAGATCCGCGACGCCCGCGCGCACTCGACGAAACAGGTGGCGGGGCGGATGCTGGGCATGCTGCAGACGACCTGGGTGGGTTTCGGGCCGTTCGTGCGCGCCTACTTCCAGGAAGGTGACACGCCAAAGGCGCAGGTGACCGAAGCGGTGGCTTGCTTCCGCTCGTTATTCGCAGAATTGAGGACCATGAACTAG